GTGAGGTGGATGGGACGGAGCCAGACTACTCCATCGTCATACCCGCCTACAACGAGGAAGCCCTTCTTCCCGGCACCCTGGAGCGGCTGCGGGCGGCGATGGCGGAGGCGCCCTTTCGGGGCGAGGTCGTGGTGTGCGACAACAACTCGAGCGATCGCACCGGGGAAGCGGCGCGGGCGGCGGGAGCCCGGGTCGTGTTCGAGCCGGTCAACCAGATCTCGCGGGCGCGAAACGCGGGAGCCCGGGTGGCCCGCGGGCGTTTCCTGGTCTTCGTCGACGCGGATACGAACGTCCCCCCCGGCCTTTTGCGCGAGGCCCTGGGCGCTCTGGGGGGACGCGCCTGCGGCGGAGGGGCCACCCTGATGATGGAGGGGCTCTCCCACCCCCTGGCCCTGCGCATGGTGGCGGGCTGGAACGCGCTCTCCCGGCGGCTCAGGTTGGCCGCGGGCTCCTTCCTTTTCGTCCGGCGCGAGGCCTTTCGGGCGGTCGGCGGTTTCTCGGAGAGAGTCTACGCCTCCGAAGAGATCTGGCTCTCACGGGCCCTCAGGCGGTGGGGCCGCGCGCAGGGACTGGACTTTGTGATCCTGGACGGCCACTCCCTGGTGACCAGCGGGCGCAAGGGCCGCTGGTACTCCCCGACCCTGATCTTCGTCACCGTCTTGCTCATGCTGCTCTGCCCATTCCTCCTGCGATTCCGTGCCTTTTGCTGGGTCTGGTACCACCGTCCCCCCGCGGGAGGGGCGTCCTGAGGCTTACCGGAAGTCCCGCGAGGGCACGGGCGGAGTGCCCAGGCCTGCGGGACGCGCG
The DNA window shown above is from Vicinamibacteria bacterium and carries:
- a CDS encoding glycosyltransferase, with translation MDGTEPDYSIVIPAYNEEALLPGTLERLRAAMAEAPFRGEVVVCDNNSSDRTGEAARAAGARVVFEPVNQISRARNAGARVARGRFLVFVDADTNVPPGLLREALGALGGRACGGGATLMMEGLSHPLALRMVAGWNALSRRLRLAAGSFLFVRREAFRAVGGFSERVYASEEIWLSRALRRWGRAQGLDFVILDGHSLVTSGRKGRWYSPTLIFVTVLLMLLCPFLLRFRAFCWVWYHRPPAGGAS